A region of Pyxidicoccus parkwaysis DNA encodes the following proteins:
- a CDS encoding SixA phosphatase family protein, whose translation MSPRELPLLLVRHAVAEDSHELGDEARALTSEGRAAFRHHARRLARLTPLTGIVTSPLVRAVQTAELLCEAFGLSSVEVHPALVPGSGAHKRIVKLAHQLGPGWALVGHNPSLERAAALALDGEELPDKLRKGMALALRPLSDKAFTLAWWAAPGRPVRRPGDKR comes from the coding sequence ATGTCTCCCCGAGAGCTGCCCCTGTTGTTGGTCCGCCACGCCGTGGCGGAGGACTCGCACGAACTGGGTGATGAGGCTCGCGCCCTCACCTCCGAGGGCCGTGCGGCGTTCCGCCACCATGCGCGCCGGCTCGCGCGCCTCACGCCGCTGACGGGCATCGTCACCAGCCCGCTGGTGCGCGCGGTGCAGACGGCGGAGTTGCTCTGCGAGGCCTTCGGCCTGTCCAGCGTGGAAGTGCATCCAGCGCTCGTCCCCGGGAGCGGCGCGCACAAGCGCATCGTCAAGCTGGCCCATCAGTTGGGACCGGGCTGGGCGCTCGTGGGCCACAATCCGTCGCTGGAGCGCGCGGCCGCCCTCGCGCTCGACGGAGAGGAGTTGCCGGACAAGCTGCGCAAGGGAATGGCCCTGGCGCTGCGGCCCCTCTCCGACAAGGCCTTCACCCTCGCCTGGTGGGCCGCTCCGGGCCGGCCCGTGCGGCGTCCCGGCGACAAGCGCTGA
- the fabF gene encoding beta-ketoacyl-ACP synthase II has product MSHRRVVVTGTGLISALGTGTEKNWQAMLAGKSGIGLVTRFDPGKIDARIAGEVKDFEPEQFIDRREVRRMDLYAQYAMAAADMAVKESGIPIGADQPNGYAPEKVGVIVGSGIGGISSLEEQHRKGLEKGFDRLSPFFIIQMIVNMAPGLISMRYNCKGPNWAPVSACATSAHAIGEAYKSIKLGETDAAIAGGAEAAITPLGLGGFSVMKALSTRNDDPAGASRPFDKDRDGFVMGEGAGMLVLEELEHAKKRGAKILAELVGYGANSDAYHVTQPAPEGEGAARCMRLALNSAGMNPEEVGYINAHGTSTPFNDANETKAIKAVFGDHARKLAVSSTKSMTGHMLGAAGGAEGVVSALVLSRNVLPPTINQTTPDPDCDLDYVPNAAREARVNAVMSNSFGFGGTNAVLLFKRF; this is encoded by the coding sequence GTGTCACACCGTCGAGTCGTCGTCACCGGTACCGGGCTCATCTCGGCACTGGGCACTGGAACCGAGAAGAACTGGCAGGCGATGCTCGCCGGCAAGTCGGGTATTGGTCTGGTTACCCGCTTCGACCCGGGGAAGATCGACGCGCGCATCGCCGGCGAAGTGAAGGACTTCGAGCCGGAGCAGTTCATCGACAGGCGCGAGGTGCGCCGGATGGACCTGTATGCCCAGTACGCCATGGCCGCCGCGGATATGGCCGTGAAGGAGTCGGGCATCCCCATCGGCGCGGACCAGCCGAACGGCTACGCGCCGGAGAAGGTGGGCGTCATCGTCGGCTCGGGCATCGGTGGCATCTCCTCGCTCGAGGAGCAGCACCGCAAGGGCCTGGAGAAGGGGTTCGACCGGCTGTCGCCCTTCTTCATCATCCAGATGATCGTCAACATGGCGCCCGGCCTCATCTCCATGCGGTACAACTGCAAGGGCCCCAACTGGGCCCCGGTGTCCGCATGCGCCACCAGCGCCCACGCCATTGGCGAGGCCTACAAGTCCATCAAGCTGGGTGAGACGGACGCGGCCATCGCCGGCGGCGCCGAGGCGGCCATCACCCCGCTGGGGCTGGGTGGCTTCTCGGTGATGAAGGCGCTGTCCACGCGCAACGACGACCCGGCGGGTGCCAGCCGGCCCTTCGACAAGGACCGTGACGGCTTCGTCATGGGCGAGGGCGCGGGCATGCTGGTGCTCGAGGAGCTGGAGCACGCCAAGAAGCGCGGCGCGAAGATTCTCGCTGAGCTGGTGGGCTACGGCGCGAACTCGGACGCGTACCACGTGACGCAGCCGGCCCCGGAGGGTGAGGGCGCGGCGCGCTGCATGCGGCTGGCGCTCAACTCGGCGGGGATGAATCCGGAGGAGGTGGGCTACATCAACGCCCACGGCACCTCCACCCCGTTCAACGACGCCAACGAGACCAAGGCCATCAAGGCGGTGTTCGGCGACCACGCGCGCAAGCTCGCGGTGTCGTCCACCAAGTCGATGACGGGCCACATGCTCGGCGCCGCGGGTGGCGCGGAGGGCGTGGTGAGCGCGCTGGTGCTGTCTCGCAACGTGCTGCCGCCCACCATCAACCAGACGACGCCCGACCCGGACTGTGACCTGGACTACGTGCCCAACGCGGCGCGCGAGGCCCGGGTGAACGCGGTGATGAGCAACTCGTTCGGTTTCGGCGGCACCAACGCGGTGCTGCTGTTCAAGCGCTTCTAG
- a CDS encoding YceD family protein: MRVKIEQIKETGLQLNEPIGLELLGEALGGGDSGEDTGFRAAGPSTLKASLKKVSGGVLLEGQFTANVASQCKRCLTDVTLKVPVSFTLNLVPESLVHGDDYLKDDESLMEKKERNQNNESGGSFELDDVDEEVFDGKTIDLDPIVREQLLLALPMNVVCREDCKGLCPQCGINRNEATCSCETKPVDPRLAPLKNIKLNN; encoded by the coding sequence ATGCGCGTAAAGATTGAACAAATCAAGGAGACGGGGCTTCAGCTCAACGAGCCCATCGGTCTCGAGCTGCTCGGCGAGGCGCTGGGCGGTGGTGACTCCGGTGAGGACACCGGCTTCCGCGCGGCGGGCCCGTCCACCCTCAAGGCCTCGCTCAAGAAGGTGAGCGGCGGCGTGCTGCTGGAGGGGCAGTTCACGGCGAATGTCGCCAGCCAGTGCAAGCGCTGCCTGACCGACGTGACGCTGAAGGTGCCGGTGTCCTTCACCCTCAACCTGGTGCCCGAGTCGCTCGTCCACGGCGACGACTACCTGAAGGACGACGAGTCCCTCATGGAGAAGAAGGAGCGCAACCAGAACAACGAGTCGGGCGGCTCCTTCGAGCTGGACGACGTGGACGAGGAGGTCTTCGACGGGAAGACCATCGACCTGGACCCCATCGTCCGGGAGCAGCTCCTGCTGGCGCTGCCGATGAACGTCGTCTGCCGCGAGGACTGCAAGGGCCTGTGTCCCCAGTGCGGCATCAACCGCAACGAGGCGACGTGCTCGTGCGAGACGAAGCCCGTGGACCCGCGCCTGGCGCCGCTGAAGAACATCAAGCTGAACAACTGA
- the rpmF gene encoding 50S ribosomal protein L32 has protein sequence MGVPKKRTSKMRRDRRRAANSNLRVAVQVTKCPNCKEPVMPHRACSACGQYKGREVVPQAQG, from the coding sequence GTGGGTGTCCCCAAGAAGCGTACTTCCAAGATGCGTCGCGACCGCCGCCGCGCGGCCAACAGCAACCTGCGCGTCGCCGTGCAGGTGACCAAGTGCCCCAACTGCAAGGAGCCGGTGATGCCTCACCGCGCCTGCAGCGCCTGCGGCCAGTACAAGGGCCGTGAGGTGGTTCCCCAGGCTCAGGGCTGA
- a CDS encoding metallophosphoesterase family protein, producing MRVAILADIHGNLPACEAVLEDITRSVAPDYIVAAGDLALRGAHPRETVDLLFDRCDSVLMGNTDCYLAGNYLGGAYRERDHWKTELLRWTRDQLGGELLQKLGALPFSVRYTPRKGQDLFVCHANPRNLEESLDPTLDDVAVRRFFNHLDAAACAFGHLHFPYRRRVGRMLIADVASAGIPRDGDLRPAYGVFTFTPKGWRVQIRRVRYPVRKATQALTARRVPGGPLLIHKLVEARYRHHNALLEAARRHSGLPPPGPVLRPPPGAVARNLATPLDDRPPTEVDPGSLPADMDGTVTDAAPLPLDVLNDMEG from the coding sequence ATGCGGGTCGCCATCCTCGCGGACATCCACGGCAATCTTCCTGCCTGCGAGGCTGTCCTCGAGGACATCACGCGCTCGGTGGCGCCCGACTACATCGTCGCGGCGGGAGACCTCGCGCTGCGCGGCGCGCACCCGCGCGAGACGGTAGACCTCCTCTTCGACCGTTGTGACTCCGTGCTGATGGGGAACACGGACTGCTACCTCGCGGGCAACTACCTCGGGGGTGCGTACCGCGAGCGGGACCACTGGAAGACGGAGCTCTTGCGCTGGACGAGAGACCAGCTGGGCGGCGAGCTGTTGCAGAAGCTGGGCGCCCTGCCCTTCTCCGTGCGCTACACGCCGCGCAAGGGGCAGGACCTCTTCGTGTGCCATGCGAACCCGCGCAACCTCGAGGAGTCGCTGGACCCGACGCTGGACGACGTGGCGGTGCGCCGCTTCTTCAACCACCTGGACGCGGCCGCGTGTGCCTTCGGGCACCTGCACTTCCCCTATCGCCGCCGCGTGGGGCGGATGCTCATCGCCGACGTGGCGAGCGCGGGCATTCCCCGCGACGGTGACTTGAGGCCGGCCTACGGCGTCTTCACCTTCACGCCCAAGGGGTGGCGGGTGCAGATTCGCCGCGTGCGCTACCCGGTGCGCAAGGCCACGCAGGCCCTCACCGCGCGGCGCGTTCCTGGTGGGCCGCTGCTCATCCACAAACTGGTGGAGGCGCGCTACCGCCACCACAACGCGCTGCTGGAGGCCGCGCGCCGGCACTCCGGACTGCCGCCTCCCGGGCCCGTGCTGCGGCCTCCTCCGGGAGCGGTTGCTCGCAACCTGGCCACGCCGCTGGATGACCGGCCGCCGACGGAAGTGGACCCCGGCTCGCTGCCCGCGGACATGGACGGCACCGTGACGGATGCCGCGCCGCTGCCGCTGGACGTGCTCAACGACATGGAGGGCTGA
- the acpP gene encoding acyl carrier protein has protein sequence MSTSTIETKVKNIIADQLGVGEDEIKPESSFIEDLGADSLDIVELVMAMEEEFEVEIPDEEAENIKTVGDAINYINTHKK, from the coding sequence ATGTCGACGTCAACGATTGAGACCAAGGTCAAGAACATCATCGCCGACCAGCTCGGGGTGGGAGAGGACGAGATCAAGCCCGAGTCGTCCTTCATCGAGGACCTTGGCGCGGACAGCCTCGACATCGTGGAACTCGTGATGGCGATGGAAGAGGAGTTCGAGGTCGAGATTCCCGACGAGGAGGCCGAGAACATCAAGACCGTCGGCGACGCCATCAACTACATCAACACCCACAAGAAGTAG
- a CDS encoding sensor histidine kinase: protein MTLRAILLPLLVPALVVAVLVAVLDSPASALAAALVTLAGSLMALGVSRGALQRQLDTLALHTRGRAEGALATHPSDPDQLEEVANLEGAIDSLHSRLSARNTRLTQEARTLTAVLDGMAEGVWVTDAEGTVLRHNDALRDILQPTGELIGQRPLALLRNDVLHDAVMRACGEGTSTRLELELEGLFPRTLSVRVTPLGRDLPGSAAVFHDITELRRLEKVRKDFVANVSHELRTPITAIRGYAETLQGGALNDAVMAPKMVEIIHRQSERLSELVEDLLELSRLESREVRLQLTEVPLAEAAARAADTVRPKAEGKSQRVSLHVPGELRALGDSRAVEQVLLNLLDNAVKYTPAGGRVDVYGACEDGRCVVRVKDTGLGIEPRHLSRIFERFYRVDKGRSRDMGGTGLGLSIVKHLLQAMDGEVKVESQPNEGSTFTIFLPQAAPSKAATG from the coding sequence ATGACCTTGCGCGCCATCCTCCTTCCGCTGCTCGTACCGGCCCTCGTGGTGGCGGTGCTCGTCGCCGTGCTGGACTCGCCGGCGAGCGCGCTGGCCGCGGCGCTCGTCACGCTGGCCGGCTCGCTGATGGCCCTGGGTGTCAGCCGGGGCGCATTGCAGCGGCAGCTCGACACGCTGGCCCTCCACACGCGGGGCCGCGCCGAGGGCGCGCTCGCCACGCATCCGTCGGACCCGGATCAGCTCGAGGAGGTCGCCAACCTGGAGGGCGCCATCGACTCGCTGCACTCGCGGTTGTCGGCGCGGAACACGCGGCTCACGCAGGAGGCCCGGACACTCACCGCCGTGCTGGACGGCATGGCCGAGGGCGTCTGGGTGACGGACGCCGAGGGCACCGTGTTGCGCCACAACGACGCGCTCCGCGACATCCTCCAGCCCACCGGTGAGCTCATCGGCCAGCGGCCCCTGGCGCTCCTGCGCAACGACGTGCTCCACGACGCGGTGATGCGCGCGTGCGGCGAGGGCACCTCCACGCGGCTCGAGCTGGAGCTGGAGGGCCTGTTCCCCCGCACGCTCTCCGTCCGGGTGACCCCGCTCGGCAGGGACCTGCCCGGCAGCGCCGCCGTCTTCCACGACATCACCGAGCTGCGGCGCCTGGAGAAGGTGCGCAAGGACTTCGTGGCCAACGTCTCGCACGAGCTGCGCACGCCGATTACCGCCATCCGCGGCTACGCGGAGACGCTGCAGGGCGGCGCGCTCAACGACGCCGTCATGGCGCCGAAGATGGTGGAGATCATCCACCGCCAGTCCGAGCGACTGTCCGAGCTGGTGGAGGATTTGCTGGAGCTGTCGCGCCTGGAGTCGCGTGAGGTGCGCCTGCAGCTCACCGAGGTGCCCCTGGCCGAGGCCGCCGCCCGCGCCGCGGACACCGTGCGCCCCAAGGCCGAGGGCAAGTCGCAGCGGGTTTCACTGCACGTCCCGGGAGAGCTGCGGGCCCTGGGAGACTCACGCGCGGTGGAGCAGGTGCTGCTCAACCTGCTCGACAATGCGGTGAAATACACGCCGGCCGGGGGGCGTGTGGACGTTTACGGTGCGTGTGAGGACGGCAGGTGCGTGGTGCGCGTGAAGGACACCGGGCTGGGAATCGAGCCCCGGCACCTGTCCCGCATTTTCGAGCGCTTCTACCGGGTGGACAAGGGTCGCAGCCGCGACATGGGCGGCACCGGCCTGGGGCTTTCCATCGTCAAGCACCTGCTGCAGGCCATGGACGGGGAGGTCAAGGTGGAGAGCCAGCCCAACGAGGGCAGCACCTTCACCATTTTTCTGCCCCAGGCCGCTCCCTCGAAGGCGGCGACGGGGTAG
- the fabG gene encoding 3-oxoacyl-[acyl-carrier-protein] reductase: MSGFKDKVVLVTGGSRGIGRACAVAFAKAGASTVVISYAGNEAAANETVGMLQAAGAKAEAVKFDVADTAAGASAIDTVVKTHGRLDVLVNNAGVAVDGLVMRMKDEDWDKQLDTNLKGAFALIRAASRPMMKQRGGAIINITSVVGEMGNGGQAAYSASKAGLIGLTKSVARELASRNIRVNAVSPGFIGTDMTSYLSDELRQKMVDGIPLGRLGNAEEVAGAVLFLAGDAASYITGEVLKVNGGMYM; the protein is encoded by the coding sequence ATGAGCGGCTTCAAGGACAAGGTCGTGCTGGTGACGGGTGGCTCGCGCGGCATCGGCCGGGCGTGCGCGGTCGCGTTCGCCAAGGCGGGCGCCTCCACCGTGGTCATCAGCTATGCGGGCAACGAGGCGGCGGCCAACGAGACGGTGGGCATGCTCCAGGCGGCCGGCGCCAAGGCCGAGGCCGTGAAGTTCGACGTGGCGGACACCGCCGCGGGCGCCAGCGCCATCGACACCGTCGTCAAGACGCACGGGCGGCTGGACGTGCTCGTCAACAACGCGGGCGTGGCGGTGGATGGCCTCGTCATGCGGATGAAGGACGAGGACTGGGACAAGCAGCTCGACACCAACCTGAAGGGCGCCTTCGCGCTCATCCGCGCGGCCAGCCGCCCCATGATGAAGCAGCGCGGCGGAGCCATCATCAACATCACCTCCGTGGTGGGCGAGATGGGGAACGGCGGGCAGGCGGCCTACTCGGCCTCCAAAGCAGGGCTCATCGGCCTGACGAAGTCCGTGGCCCGGGAGCTGGCGAGCCGGAACATCCGCGTCAACGCCGTGTCCCCCGGGTTCATCGGGACGGACATGACCTCCTACCTGAGCGACGAGCTGCGCCAGAAGATGGTGGACGGCATCCCCCTCGGCCGGCTGGGCAACGCGGAGGAGGTCGCCGGGGCTGTCCTGTTCCTGGCGGGGGACGCCGCGTCCTACATCACGGGCGAGGTCCTGAAGGTCAACGGCGGCATGTACATGTAA
- the rpiB gene encoding ribose 5-phosphate isomerase B, with protein sequence MKVIIASDHAGLELRQELVAALKERGAAHDDVGPVTRDSVDYPDFASRVARAVAAGEYTHGVLVCGTGIGMSIVANKHKGVRAALCTTEFEARMARAHNDANVLCLGQRVVGAGVGRAILEAFLSTAFEGGRHERRVQKIREAESQG encoded by the coding sequence GTGAAAGTCATCATTGCTTCCGACCACGCGGGCCTGGAGCTGCGCCAGGAGCTGGTCGCCGCGCTGAAGGAGCGTGGCGCGGCCCATGACGACGTGGGCCCCGTCACGCGCGACTCGGTGGACTACCCGGACTTCGCCTCGCGCGTGGCTCGCGCGGTGGCGGCCGGGGAGTACACGCATGGCGTGCTGGTGTGTGGCACCGGCATCGGCATGAGCATCGTCGCCAACAAGCACAAGGGCGTGCGCGCGGCCCTGTGCACCACCGAGTTCGAGGCCCGCATGGCCCGGGCTCACAACGACGCCAACGTGCTGTGCCTGGGCCAGCGCGTGGTGGGGGCCGGCGTGGGCCGCGCCATCCTCGAGGCGTTCCTCAGCACTGCCTTCGAAGGCGGCCGCCACGAGCGGCGCGTCCAGAAGATTCGCGAGGCCGAGTCCCAGGGCTAG
- a CDS encoding DUF1634 domain-containing protein — MSEGSEPGPRDEVVASTVELESDAVPLVPELLISDLLRYGVLASLSLVTLGTLVTFLRHPDYLVSAEALQRLTAPHPVPHGLSDVVAGAMAARGQSFVMSGLLVMMAVPVMRVALSLLIFRQQRDTRYVAITTAVLALLVLSFVLGAAEA; from the coding sequence ATGAGCGAGGGGTCGGAACCGGGGCCGAGAGACGAGGTCGTGGCCAGCACGGTGGAGCTGGAGTCGGATGCGGTACCGCTCGTCCCCGAGTTGCTCATCAGCGATTTGCTGCGCTACGGCGTGCTGGCGAGCCTGTCGCTGGTGACGCTGGGCACGCTGGTGACGTTCCTCCGCCACCCGGACTACCTCGTGTCGGCGGAGGCACTGCAGCGGCTCACCGCGCCGCACCCGGTGCCGCATGGCTTGTCGGACGTGGTGGCCGGGGCCATGGCCGCGCGCGGGCAGTCCTTCGTCATGTCCGGGCTGCTGGTGATGATGGCCGTGCCGGTGATGCGCGTGGCCCTGTCGCTGCTCATCTTCCGGCAGCAGCGGGACACGCGCTACGTGGCCATCACCACCGCGGTGCTGGCGCTGCTCGTCCTGTCCTTCGTGCTGGGCGCGGCGGAGGCCTGA
- the plsX gene encoding phosphate acyltransferase PlsX: protein MRLVLDAMGGDHAPAAPVEGALLFARAHPAHEVILVGDQVRMGPLLSKGRPPSNLQVHHASEVVEMDDHASAAFRKKRDSSLRVGFELVREGRADALVSAGNSGAVMAGGLLTLGRLPGVERPAIAALFPALKGGGRCLLLDAGANVDCRPSHLAQFAVMGEAYVRARLGVARPRVGVLSNGEEASKGTPLTREASELLRRSDLDFVGYVEGKDLFSGDVQVVVTDGFTGNIVLKTSEGVGMGVIGLLRQAIEKRGGLPEKLGALLLQPALAGLRRVVDYAEYGGAPLLGIQGVGIVAHGRSTPRALYNALGAALAMAEGGLQEELTRCIERASVWLPTHQKGKKATDEVVSD, encoded by the coding sequence ATGAGGCTGGTGCTGGATGCCATGGGCGGCGATCACGCTCCGGCCGCCCCGGTGGAGGGGGCGCTCCTCTTCGCCAGGGCCCACCCCGCCCATGAGGTCATCCTGGTGGGCGACCAGGTACGCATGGGCCCGCTGTTGTCGAAGGGCCGGCCTCCGTCCAACCTCCAGGTCCACCACGCCTCCGAAGTGGTGGAGATGGACGACCACGCCTCCGCCGCCTTCCGGAAGAAGCGGGACTCGTCCCTGCGCGTGGGCTTCGAATTGGTGCGGGAGGGCAGGGCGGATGCGCTGGTGTCCGCGGGCAACTCCGGCGCCGTCATGGCGGGTGGGCTGCTGACGCTGGGGCGGCTGCCCGGCGTGGAGCGGCCAGCCATCGCCGCGCTCTTTCCGGCCCTCAAGGGTGGAGGCCGCTGCCTGCTGCTGGACGCGGGCGCCAACGTGGACTGCCGGCCGTCCCACCTCGCGCAGTTCGCCGTGATGGGCGAGGCCTACGTGCGCGCCCGCCTGGGTGTGGCCCGGCCCCGCGTGGGGGTGCTCTCCAACGGGGAGGAGGCCTCCAAGGGCACGCCCCTCACTCGCGAGGCCAGTGAGCTGCTGCGCCGCTCCGACCTGGACTTCGTGGGCTACGTGGAGGGCAAGGACCTCTTCTCCGGCGACGTGCAGGTCGTCGTCACCGACGGCTTCACCGGCAACATCGTCCTCAAGACGTCCGAGGGCGTGGGCATGGGCGTCATCGGCCTGTTGCGCCAGGCGATTGAAAAGCGCGGCGGCCTGCCGGAGAAGCTGGGCGCGCTGCTGCTCCAGCCCGCGCTGGCGGGACTTCGTCGGGTGGTGGACTACGCGGAGTACGGCGGCGCTCCACTGCTGGGCATCCAGGGCGTGGGCATCGTCGCGCACGGCCGCTCGACGCCCCGTGCGCTCTACAACGCACTGGGCGCCGCACTCGCCATGGCGGAGGGCGGCCTCCAGGAAGAGCTGACGCGTTGCATTGAGCGAGCCAGTGTCTGGCTTCCTACCCACCAGAAGGGAAAAAAAGCGACAGACGAGGTCGTTTCCGATTAG
- a CDS encoding beta-ketoacyl-ACP synthase III, producing MACTKIIGTGSYAPSRVITNQELEQRVDTSDSWIRERTGIQERRMAAPGESTSDMAVAAARRALDMAGVSAEELDLIVVGTITADMPMPSCAAFVQAKLGARRAFAFDVGAACAGSLYAMSVADQFVRSGQVRRALVIGAEMLTRVVNWEDRNTCVLFGDGAGAMVLSPSDEDGRGILSTHLHTDGEMAELLTIPGGGSHTPMTEEAVRQKLNTLHMNGREVFRFAVRALVDSTHEALATHGLTVAQVDHVIAHQANARILDAALERLEIPREKCWLNLHKYGNTSSASLPMSLDEAHRAGRLQRGDVIAMMAIGSGMTWGSAVVRW from the coding sequence GTGGCATGCACCAAGATCATCGGAACCGGCTCCTACGCCCCCTCCCGGGTCATCACCAACCAGGAACTGGAGCAGCGCGTCGACACCTCGGACTCCTGGATTCGCGAGCGCACCGGCATCCAGGAGCGGCGAATGGCGGCACCCGGAGAGTCCACCAGTGACATGGCCGTCGCGGCCGCACGGCGCGCGCTGGACATGGCGGGCGTGAGCGCCGAGGAACTGGACCTCATCGTCGTCGGCACGATTACCGCCGACATGCCCATGCCCTCGTGCGCGGCCTTCGTGCAGGCGAAGCTGGGCGCGCGGCGCGCCTTCGCCTTCGACGTGGGAGCGGCGTGTGCGGGCTCGCTCTACGCCATGAGCGTGGCGGACCAGTTCGTGCGCTCGGGGCAGGTGCGGCGCGCGCTCGTCATCGGCGCGGAGATGCTCACCCGCGTGGTGAACTGGGAGGACCGCAACACGTGCGTCCTCTTCGGGGACGGAGCGGGCGCCATGGTGCTGTCGCCGTCGGACGAGGACGGGCGCGGCATCCTCTCCACGCACCTGCACACGGACGGGGAGATGGCGGAGTTGCTCACCATCCCCGGCGGCGGCTCGCACACGCCCATGACGGAGGAAGCCGTCCGCCAGAAGCTGAACACGCTGCACATGAACGGGCGCGAGGTCTTCAGGTTCGCGGTGCGCGCGCTGGTGGATTCCACGCACGAGGCGCTGGCCACGCACGGGCTGACGGTGGCGCAGGTGGACCACGTCATTGCGCACCAGGCCAATGCCCGCATCCTGGACGCCGCGCTGGAGCGGCTGGAGATTCCGCGAGAAAAGTGTTGGCTGAACCTGCACAAGTACGGCAACACGTCGTCGGCCTCGCTGCCCATGTCGCTGGACGAGGCGCACCGCGCCGGCAGGCTCCAGCGGGGTGATGTCATCGCGATGATGGCCATCGGCTCGGGCATGACGTGGGGCAGCGCAGTCGTGCGCTGGTAG
- a CDS encoding response regulator encodes MTRILIIEDEQDLAGLVEYNLRAAGFETDTANTGAGGLSRARAQPPDLVLLDMMLPDIAGSEVLRMLKGDSELRKTNVIIVSAKGQETDRVQGLELGADDYVVKPFSVRELLLRVKAVLRRGDAEEGPAAVLTSGDIVLDTARHQVRVKGEEVVLTALEFRLLRTLLERSDRVQTREVLLSDVWGIQAEIHTRTVDTHIKRLREKLGPAGDIIETVRGVGYKLSPQ; translated from the coding sequence ATGACGCGCATCCTGATCATCGAGGACGAGCAGGACCTTGCGGGACTCGTTGAGTACAACCTCCGGGCCGCCGGCTTCGAGACGGACACGGCGAACACCGGCGCGGGCGGCCTGTCTCGGGCGCGCGCCCAGCCGCCGGACCTGGTGCTGCTGGACATGATGCTGCCGGACATCGCGGGCAGCGAGGTGCTGCGCATGCTCAAGGGCGACTCCGAGCTGCGCAAGACGAACGTCATCATCGTCAGCGCGAAGGGCCAGGAGACGGACCGCGTGCAGGGCCTGGAGTTGGGCGCGGACGACTACGTGGTGAAGCCCTTCTCCGTGCGCGAGCTGCTCCTGCGCGTCAAGGCGGTGCTGCGCCGCGGAGACGCGGAGGAGGGCCCGGCGGCGGTGCTGACGTCCGGCGACATCGTCCTGGACACCGCGCGGCACCAGGTGCGCGTGAAGGGCGAGGAGGTGGTGCTCACCGCGCTGGAGTTCCGCCTGCTGCGCACGCTGCTGGAGCGCAGCGACCGCGTGCAGACGCGCGAGGTGCTCCTGTCCGACGTCTGGGGCATCCAGGCGGAAATCCACACCCGCACCGTGGACACGCACATCAAGCGGCTGCGCGAGAAGCTGGGCCCCGCGGGCGACATCATCGAGACGGTGCGCGGCGTGGGCTACAAGCTCAGCCCGCAGTGA
- the fabD gene encoding ACP S-malonyltransferase: MAKVAFVFPGQGSQAVGMGKDLYEKFPEARAVFEAVDEALGEKLSTLCFEGPEDALKLTANTQPAILTVSVAAHAVFAKRGPQPAFVAGHSLGEYSALVAAGALGLGDAAKAVRARGTFMQDAVPAGVGAMAAVLGLEPQKVKAACDAAAEGQVVAPANYNSPEQTVIAGNAQAVERAGVKCKEAGAKRVMPLPVSAPFHCALMDPVKPRLAEVLGRVQIHAPTVPVVTNVEARPNSDASRVVPLLLEQVSSPVRWIECVEALKAEGVTRVVELGPGKVLCGLIKRITKDIETFNVEDAAGLEKVLAALG, translated from the coding sequence ATGGCGAAGGTCGCGTTCGTGTTCCCCGGGCAGGGCAGCCAGGCCGTGGGGATGGGCAAGGACCTCTACGAGAAGTTCCCCGAGGCCCGGGCCGTCTTCGAGGCCGTGGACGAGGCGCTGGGGGAGAAGCTGTCCACCCTGTGCTTCGAGGGGCCGGAGGACGCGCTGAAGCTGACGGCCAACACCCAGCCGGCCATCCTCACCGTGTCCGTGGCGGCCCACGCCGTCTTCGCGAAGCGCGGCCCACAGCCGGCCTTCGTGGCGGGCCACTCGCTGGGCGAGTACTCCGCGCTGGTGGCCGCTGGCGCCCTGGGCCTGGGTGACGCGGCGAAGGCCGTGCGCGCGCGCGGCACCTTCATGCAGGACGCCGTCCCCGCCGGAGTGGGCGCCATGGCCGCCGTGCTGGGCCTGGAGCCGCAGAAGGTGAAGGCCGCCTGCGACGCCGCGGCCGAGGGCCAGGTGGTGGCCCCCGCCAACTACAACTCGCCCGAGCAGACCGTCATCGCCGGCAACGCGCAGGCGGTGGAGCGCGCCGGGGTGAAGTGCAAGGAGGCCGGCGCCAAGCGCGTCATGCCGCTGCCCGTGTCCGCCCCCTTCCACTGTGCGCTGATGGACCCGGTGAAGCCGCGCCTGGCCGAAGTGTTGGGTAGGGTACAGATTCACGCGCCCACGGTGCCGGTGGTGACGAACGTGGAGGCGCGCCCCAACTCGGACGCCTCGCGCGTGGTGCCGCTGCTGCTGGAGCAGGTCAGCTCTCCGGTGCGCTGGATTGAGTGCGTGGAGGCGCTGAAGGCCGAGGGCGTCACCCGCGTGGTGGAGCTGGGGCCGGGCAAGGTGCTGTGCGGCCTCATCAAGCGCATCACCAAGGACATCGAGACGTTCAACGTGGAGGACGCCGCGGGCCTGGAGAAGGTCCTCGCGGCGCTGGGGTGA